The following proteins come from a genomic window of Doryrhamphus excisus isolate RoL2022-K1 chromosome 12, RoL_Dexc_1.0, whole genome shotgun sequence:
- the prtga gene encoding protogenin A, which yields MALVKRKLYQRLLFFGVFLSFPGVFCFSELFFIKEPHDVTVMRKEAVILDCQAHGETPIDVRWLKNGVKVVENERVYLLSNSSLYISEVESRRGDKSDEGFYQCLAQNKYGAILSQRARLTIASISSFTIQPRSIVVTEGSVARFSCKITAHPPPIITWEFNRVTLPLATERITVLPGGFLQIYGVQQADAGSYRCIATNIASRRRSTEATLTITAAPSPRLPQRPRIIAGPQNISVSVHQSATLECMATGNPRPIISWSRADSKSIDVYHTKVLGNGNLIITDIKPQHGGVYVCRATTPGTRNFTVAAANVTVLAPPSLVEWPESLTRPRAGTARFVCQAEGFPTPHITWLKNGERIHSNGRIKMYSSKLVINQIIPEDDAIYQCQAENEQGSVLSMARLIVVMSEDRPSAPRNIRADTVSSSAILLAWDRPLYNSDKVIAYSVHYMKAEGLNNEEYQVVIGNDTTRYIIDDLEPARNYTFYVVAYMPMGASRMSDHMFQHTLEDVPLRAPELSLTSRSPTDIQVSWLPLSDKLSRGRVSAYRLSYRTSAESSVSQMELPGEKTRYRLENLQPDTIYLLRIAAATSVGWGEQSAWTSHRTPKASSAQVPLSPELHLEPLNCTTILVRWRLAQKNSASVQGYKLFYHEESQPESSPLHLRALDHSHTIGGLDPRKKYHVKLLAYNFIGDGYQADQTISTPGCVSVRDRLVPPPPPPHNVYAKANSSSSVFLHWGRPAFTSSHAVNYTVRCNPVGLQNASLVLYLQTNEQSLLVRDLEPNTKYEFAIRLHIDQLSSPWSPVVYQSTFHEAPTLPPTNVKVTLIEENTALVSWKPPDEANLAVTHYTILYASRNEWLSGEWQVLQREGSITMALLENLKPGQFYLVKVSSSNKMGDGPFSQMVELTVRADHTSGHDPRLSRGSTHSTGFSDGYYHLDQTSMTGITVGVSIALMCIIICAFIIVCRGKHRKSSAVKVNRDGRRSSTSAAGQGPVEDTNMSVAMMSQNHFIDTKGGTNLIINCLGPVQPNAEKKHKWLSFNSNKGIKDVQKMRRSTASYQPGSTILTYEEEMSVAASQPVSLQALLGRPGDSEGSSNSEGSNATGDSGRYSHDETEMTNLSSSPSSRQPSVTTEDSGGGEDEEEAEAGRLAEESDLKLAEDLRCHQNAQRSCLLLSVCEVV from the exons ATGGCGCTTGTCAAAAGGAAATTATATCAGCGTTTGCTGTTCTTTGGCGTTTTCCTCTCATTCCCTG GGGTTTTCTGCTTCAGTGAGTTGTTTTTCATCAAAGAGCCACATGATGTCACAGTGATGCGCAAAGAAGCCGTCATTTTGGACTGTCAGGCCCATGGAGAGACGCCTATCGATGTCCGGTGGCTGAAAAACGGAGTGAAAGTAGTGGAGAACGAGCGGGTGTACCTGCTCTCCAACAGCTCCCTTTATATTTCGGAGGTGGAGAGCAGAAGAGGAGACAAATCAGATGAAGGCTTCTATCAGTGCCTTGCCCAAAACAAGTATGGAGCAATCCTGAGCCAGAGGGCCCGTCTTACAATCGCTA GTATTTCCTCGTTTACAATCCAGCCAAGGTCCATCGTGGTAACCGAAGGCTCAGTTGCCAGATTTTCTTGCAAAATCACTGCACACCCTCCTCCTATCATCACTTGGGAGTTCAATCGGGTCACATTACCCCTCGCCACTGAAAG AATCACAGTCCTGCCTGGTGGGTTTCTTCAGATCTACGGGGTGCAGCAGGCAGACGCTGGCAGTTACCGTTGCATCGCAACCAACATTGCTAGCCGGCGCCGCAGCACAGAGGCAACACTTACCATCACCGCAG CTCCCAGCCCCCGGCTTCCCCAGAGACCACGCATCATAGCCGGACCGCAAAACATCTCTGTGTCCGTGCATCAGAGTGCCACCTTAGAGTGCATGGCCACAGGCAACCCCCGACCCATCATCTCCTGGAGCCGGGCTGACAGCAAGTCTATTGATGTTTACCACACCAAAGTGTTGGGAAATGGCAACCTCATCATTACGGACATCAAGCcccagcatggaggagtgtacgTGTGCAGGGCCACCACTCCTGGCACGCGAAACTTCACTGTTGCTGCAGCCAATGTTACTGTTCTAG CTCCGCCTTCCTTGGTGGAGTGGCCTGAAAGCCTAACACGTCCACGTGCCGGCACTGCTCGCTTTGTGTGCCAAGCTGAAGGCTTTCCAACTCCTCACATCACTTGGCTCAAGAACGGGGAAAGAATTCACTCCAATGGTCGCATCAAGATGTACAGCAG CAAACTGGTCATCAACCAGATCATTCCTGAGGACGATGCCATTTATCAGTGCCAGGCTGAGAACGAGCAGGGCTCTGTCCTCTCCATGGCAAGGCTCATCGTGGTGATGTCGGAGGACCGCCCAAGCGCGCCAAGAAACATTCGAGCAGACACTGTGTCCAGCTCTGCCATATTGCTGGCTTGGGACAGGCCACTTTATAACTCGGATAAAGTTATTGCATACTCGGTGCACTACATGAAAGCTGAGG GATTAAACAACGAGGAATACCAAGTTGTCATTGGAAACGATACCACTCGCTATATTATTGATGATCTAGAGCCGGCTCGCAACTACACCTTCTACGTTGTGGCCTACATGCCAATGGGAGCCAGTCGCATGTCGGACCACATGTTCCAGCACACTCTTGAGGACG TTCCCCTCCGTGCCCCCGAGCTCAGCCTCACCAGCCGAAGCCCCACGGACATCCAGGTGTCGTGGCTGCCCCTTTCCGACAAGCTGAGTCGCGGTCGGGTCTCTGCCTATCGTTTGTCCTACCGCACCAGTGCTGAGAGCTCAGTCTCTCAGATGGAGTTACCTGGAGAGAAGACACGCTATCGCCTAGAAAACCTTCAGCCTGACACCATCTACCTCTTGCGAATTGCTGCCGCCACTAGCGTAGGGTGGGGTGAGCAGTCGGCCTGGACTTCCCACCGCACTCCAAAGGCATCCAGCGCTCAAG TTCCTCTTTCTCCTGAGCTGCATTTGGAGCCCTTGAACTGCACCACTATATTGGTACGCTGGAGACTGGCACAGAAAAATTCGGCCAGTGTGCAAGGCTACAAACTGTTCTACCATGAGGAGAGCCAGCCTGAGAGCTCCCCGCTTCACCTGCGTGCCTTGGATCATTCACACACCATTGGAGGCCTCG ACCCAAGAAAGAAGTACCATGTAAAGCTTCTGGCTTACAACTTTATCGGGGATGGCTACCAGGCTGACCAAACTATCAGCACCCCTGGATGTGTCT CTGTTCGAGACCGCCTGGTGCCGCCTCCACCACCTCCACACAATGTGTACGCAAAGGCCAACAGTTCGTCTTCCGTCTTTCTTCACTGGGGTCGACCAGCCTTCACATCCAGCCATGCGGTCAACTACACTGTCCGCTGCAATCCTGTTGGCCTGCAGAATGCCTCACTGGTGCTCTACCTGCAGAC GAATGAGCAGAGCCTTTTAGTGCGAGATCTGGAGCCCAACACCAAGTATGAATTTGCTATCCGTCTTCATATTGACCAACTGTCCAGCCCCTGGAGCCCTGTGGTCTATCAGAGTACCTTCCATGAAG CTCCCACGCTGCCTCCCACCAACGTGAAGGTGACGCTGATCGAGGAGAACACAGCCCTGGTGTCATGGAAACCTCCGGATGAAGCAAACTTGGCTGTCACGCACTACACAATCCTTTACGCCTCCAGAAATGAGTGGCTTTCAGGGGAATGGCAGGTGCTACAAAGAGAGG GGAGCATCACCATGGCGCTGCTGGAGAACCTGAAGCCTGGTCAGTTCTACCTGGTGAAAGTGTCTTCTTCCAACAAGATGGGTGATGGGCCATTCTCTCAAATGGTGGAGCTGACAGTGCGAGCAGATCACACCTCTGGTCATGATCCTCGGCTGTCACGTGGCTCCACACACTCCACAG gctTTTCCGATGGCTACTACCACCTGGACCAAACTTCCATGACAGGCATCACTGTGGGTGTCTCCATTGCTCTCATGTGCATCATCATCTGTGCTTTCATTATCGTGTGCAGAGGCAAACACAG GAAATCATCAGCTGTTAAAGTGAACAGGGACGGAAGGCGCTCATCCACCTCTGCTGCTGGACAGGGCCCGGTTGAGGACACCAACATGAGTGTTGCCATGATGAGCCAGAACCATTTCATTGATACTAAG GGTGGAACCAATCTCATCATCAATTGTCTTGGCCCAGTTCAACCCAATGCTGAGAAGAAACACAAATGGTTGTCCTTCAATAGCAACAAGGGTATTAAAGACGTACAGAAGATGAGACGCAGCACCGCCTCCTACCAACCAGGGTCTACCATTTTGACCTACGAAGAGGAGATGTCCGTTGCCGCAAGCCAGCCAGTCTCTCTGCAGGCTTTGCTTGGACGTCCTGGAGACTCAGAGGGTTCATCCAATAGCGAGGGCAGCAATGCCACCGGGGACTCTGGTCGCTACTCGCACGACGAGACGGAGATGACCAACCTCTCCTCCAGTCCCAGCAGCCGGCAGCCTTCTGTGACAACGGAGGACAGTGGCGGAGgtgaagacgaagaagaagcagaagcgGGTCGGTTGGCAGAGGAGAGTGATTTGAAGTTGGCGGAGGACCTCAGGTGTCATCAGAATGCTCAGAGAAGTTgccttttgctgtcagtgtGTGAGGTTGTGTAA
- the ccpg1 gene encoding cell cycle progression protein 1 isoform X1, with protein sequence MSDTASDTESSCGWSIISIEGSDIETLVSEATGQHGADLLERPPVVEAELQDSLNSASASAGHNEDKRNGSFEDTAGEQTIDETLSTPKTVADAAMEERVTVVSSSEQSDIVTLHELREDECDLLEEATVLTANEGFKLGMSCSSQYAFTAGEPVFPAKPLPAATSSSSEDEAGPNMVVRRRRLRKNTATVTESCEEEETTVESGLSEEEEKEVKEEKQEEEQSQSRPAALQGQGSGTLNLCILLALVVAVSMGFGHFYGTMQVQERLKTADRVIEMENVRDLLQYHVKGKNRGLDDLDDQKMILVLADLIKKISKENRELSIQQGHVEAQRDGLAKLLRQKEEKSSILTAANQHLKSSLQREEKTLSTLQEELSSLRSTVRDLEAKGAGSDSLLSENQRLKDELEGEKELVRNFQSKRVDITAEVLALRKRLDKERKVTDELRREISELRSSSSESGREADTQAEELQSRLKEVEKRLGFEQQRSDLWERLYLETKKDQPKGDTEPKVRKSKEGMPGKVKETFDAVKNSTKEFVHHHKEQIKKAKEAVKENLRKFSDSVKSTFRHFKESASTFISKARGFYEEKCSKKRKCHHKHDPGNHNTRKQGDRVHKERGCQNSHLKGCRGVFDCAYRESMSLFNTAMEPIRADEFHQLLRSYLQQEVDHFHHWAELESFINNFFHNGYFIHDRMRFTDFVCDVEDYLVDMHEYHGLDNDAFGNLDDFIYRHFFGEAYTNGYGPSGPLERPDQYSREESRVNHQARRQQRDRARHHSERKWSRTGRNGHMADVKIELGPMPFDPKY encoded by the exons ATGTCAGATACGGCAAGTGATACCGAGTCATCCTGTGGTTGGAGCATCATTAGTATTGAG GGGTCTGATATAGAGACTCTAGTGTCAGAGGCTACTGGACAACATGGAGCTGATCTCTTGGAACGCCCCCCTGTGGTGGAAGCAGAACTACAGGACTCTCTCAATTCAGCGTCTGCTT CAGCTGGACACAATGAAGACAAACGCAATGGCTCATTTGAAGACACTGCAGGAGAACAAACCATAGATGAAACACTGTCCACCCCAAAG ACTGTAGCTGATGCCGCAATGGAGGAACGTGTCACCGTGGTGTCCTCCAGCGAGCAATCTGATATTGTGACTCTTCACGAGCTAAGGGAGGACGAGTGTGACCTTTTGGAGGAGGCGACGGTGCTGACTGCCAATGAGGGATTTAAACTGGGGATGTCGTGCAGCAGCCAGTATGCCTTCACAGCTGGAGAACCTG TTTTTCCAGCAAAGCCGCTGCCTGCCGCCACCTCCAGCAGCAGCGAGGACGAAGCAGGTCCCAATATGGTGGTGCGAAGGCGAAGGTTGAGGAAGAATACGGCAACCGTGACAGAGTCCTGTGAGGAAGAGGAGACGACGGTGGAGTCGGGTCTTAGcgaggaggaagagaaggaggTCAAGGAGgagaagcaggaggaggagcaaaGTCAAAGCCGACCTGCGGCACTGCAAGGCCAAGGCAGTGGAACCCTCAACCTGTGTATCCTGCTCGCCCTCGTTGTAGCCGTCAGCATGGGCTTTGGCCACTTTTACG GCACCATGCAAGTACAAGAGAGACTAAAGACAGCAGATAGAGTAATCGAGATGGAAAATGTGAGGGATCTGCTTCAATATCAT GTTAAGGGCAAAAACCGTGGGCTGGATGACTTGGATGATCAGAAGATGATTTTAGTGCTAGCAGACCTCATCAAAAAGATTAGCAAGGAGAACAGGGAACTCAGCATCCAGCAGGGACATGTTGAG GCCCAACGAGATGGCCTGGCAAAGCTGCTGAGACAGAAAGAGGAGAAGAGCAGCATTTTGACAGCCGCAAACCAGCATCTGAAGAGCTCCCTGCAGCGGGAAGAAAAGACGCTATCCACACTGCAGGAGGAGCTGAGCAGCCTGCGCTCCACAGTCCGAGATCTGGAGGCCAAGGGAGCCGGCTCTGACTCGCTGCTGTCCGAAAACCAGAGGCTGAAGGACGAGCTGGAGGGGGAGAAGGAGCTGGTCAGAAACTTTCAGAGCAAGAGGGTTGACATCACGGCGGAGGTGCTGGCGCTGAGGAAGAGGCTGGACAAGGAGAGGAAGGTTACGGATGAGCTGAGGAGGGAAATAAGTGAGctgaggagcagcagcagcgaaTCTGGAAGAGAAGCAGACACCCAGGCCGAGGAGCTCCAGTCTCGCCTGAAGGAAGTGGAAAAAAGGCTGGGCTTTGAGCAGCAGCGCTCTGACCTCTGGGAGAGGCTCTACCTGGAAACGAAGAAAGACCAGCCCAAAGGAGACACGGAACCCAAAGTCAGGAAGTCAAAAGAGGGCATGCCAGGGAAAGTGAAAGAGACCTTTGATGCAGTCAAGAACTCCACCAAGGAGTTTGTCCATCATCACAAAGAGCAGATTAAGAAAGCCAAGGAAGCTGTGAAGGAAAACCTGCGCAAATTCTCCGATTCCGTCAAATCGACTTTCCGTCACTTCAAGGAGTCAGCCTCGACCTTCATCAGCAAAGCCAGAGGATTCTATGAAGAGAAATGCAGCAAGAAAAGAAAGTGTCATCACAAACACGACCCCGGCAACCACAACACACGAAAACAAGGTGACAGAGTTCATAAAGAGCGAGGTTGCCAAAACAGCCACCTGAAAGGATGCCGAGGAGTGTTTGACTGCGCCTACCGGGAATCCATGAGCCTCTTCAACACAGCCATGGAGCCCATACGAGCCGACGAGTTCCACCAGCTGCTTCGGAGCTATCTGCAGCAAGAAGTGGACCACTTCCACCACTGGGCGGAGCTGGAGAGCTTCATTAACAACTTCTTTCACAACGGGTACTTCATCCACGATCGCATGCGCTTCACTGACTTCGTCTGTGACGTGGAGGACTACCTGGTTGACATGCACGAATACCACGGGCTTGACAATGACGCCTTTGGAAACCTCGATGACTTCATCTACAGGCACTTCTTTGGAGAAGCTTACACAAACGGCTACGGGCCTAG CGGGCCGCTTGAACGACCAGACCAGTACTCCAGGGAGGAGTCAAGGGTGAATCATCAAGCTCGTAGGCAGCAGAGAGACAGAGCGCGGCATCACAGTGAGCGCAAGTGGAGCAGGACAGGAAGAAACGGACACATGGCAGATGTCAAAATTGAATTGGGCCCTATGCCGTTTGACCCCAAATACTAA
- the ccpg1 gene encoding cell cycle progression protein 1 isoform X2: protein MSDTASDTESSCGWSIISIEGSDIETLVSEATGQHGADLLERPPVVEAELQDSLNSASASGHNEDKRNGSFEDTAGEQTIDETLSTPKTVADAAMEERVTVVSSSEQSDIVTLHELREDECDLLEEATVLTANEGFKLGMSCSSQYAFTAGEPVFPAKPLPAATSSSSEDEAGPNMVVRRRRLRKNTATVTESCEEEETTVESGLSEEEEKEVKEEKQEEEQSQSRPAALQGQGSGTLNLCILLALVVAVSMGFGHFYGTMQVQERLKTADRVIEMENVRDLLQYHVKGKNRGLDDLDDQKMILVLADLIKKISKENRELSIQQGHVEAQRDGLAKLLRQKEEKSSILTAANQHLKSSLQREEKTLSTLQEELSSLRSTVRDLEAKGAGSDSLLSENQRLKDELEGEKELVRNFQSKRVDITAEVLALRKRLDKERKVTDELRREISELRSSSSESGREADTQAEELQSRLKEVEKRLGFEQQRSDLWERLYLETKKDQPKGDTEPKVRKSKEGMPGKVKETFDAVKNSTKEFVHHHKEQIKKAKEAVKENLRKFSDSVKSTFRHFKESASTFISKARGFYEEKCSKKRKCHHKHDPGNHNTRKQGDRVHKERGCQNSHLKGCRGVFDCAYRESMSLFNTAMEPIRADEFHQLLRSYLQQEVDHFHHWAELESFINNFFHNGYFIHDRMRFTDFVCDVEDYLVDMHEYHGLDNDAFGNLDDFIYRHFFGEAYTNGYGPSGPLERPDQYSREESRVNHQARRQQRDRARHHSERKWSRTGRNGHMADVKIELGPMPFDPKY from the exons ATGTCAGATACGGCAAGTGATACCGAGTCATCCTGTGGTTGGAGCATCATTAGTATTGAG GGGTCTGATATAGAGACTCTAGTGTCAGAGGCTACTGGACAACATGGAGCTGATCTCTTGGAACGCCCCCCTGTGGTGGAAGCAGAACTACAGGACTCTCTCAATTCAGCGTCTGCTT CTGGACACAATGAAGACAAACGCAATGGCTCATTTGAAGACACTGCAGGAGAACAAACCATAGATGAAACACTGTCCACCCCAAAG ACTGTAGCTGATGCCGCAATGGAGGAACGTGTCACCGTGGTGTCCTCCAGCGAGCAATCTGATATTGTGACTCTTCACGAGCTAAGGGAGGACGAGTGTGACCTTTTGGAGGAGGCGACGGTGCTGACTGCCAATGAGGGATTTAAACTGGGGATGTCGTGCAGCAGCCAGTATGCCTTCACAGCTGGAGAACCTG TTTTTCCAGCAAAGCCGCTGCCTGCCGCCACCTCCAGCAGCAGCGAGGACGAAGCAGGTCCCAATATGGTGGTGCGAAGGCGAAGGTTGAGGAAGAATACGGCAACCGTGACAGAGTCCTGTGAGGAAGAGGAGACGACGGTGGAGTCGGGTCTTAGcgaggaggaagagaaggaggTCAAGGAGgagaagcaggaggaggagcaaaGTCAAAGCCGACCTGCGGCACTGCAAGGCCAAGGCAGTGGAACCCTCAACCTGTGTATCCTGCTCGCCCTCGTTGTAGCCGTCAGCATGGGCTTTGGCCACTTTTACG GCACCATGCAAGTACAAGAGAGACTAAAGACAGCAGATAGAGTAATCGAGATGGAAAATGTGAGGGATCTGCTTCAATATCAT GTTAAGGGCAAAAACCGTGGGCTGGATGACTTGGATGATCAGAAGATGATTTTAGTGCTAGCAGACCTCATCAAAAAGATTAGCAAGGAGAACAGGGAACTCAGCATCCAGCAGGGACATGTTGAG GCCCAACGAGATGGCCTGGCAAAGCTGCTGAGACAGAAAGAGGAGAAGAGCAGCATTTTGACAGCCGCAAACCAGCATCTGAAGAGCTCCCTGCAGCGGGAAGAAAAGACGCTATCCACACTGCAGGAGGAGCTGAGCAGCCTGCGCTCCACAGTCCGAGATCTGGAGGCCAAGGGAGCCGGCTCTGACTCGCTGCTGTCCGAAAACCAGAGGCTGAAGGACGAGCTGGAGGGGGAGAAGGAGCTGGTCAGAAACTTTCAGAGCAAGAGGGTTGACATCACGGCGGAGGTGCTGGCGCTGAGGAAGAGGCTGGACAAGGAGAGGAAGGTTACGGATGAGCTGAGGAGGGAAATAAGTGAGctgaggagcagcagcagcgaaTCTGGAAGAGAAGCAGACACCCAGGCCGAGGAGCTCCAGTCTCGCCTGAAGGAAGTGGAAAAAAGGCTGGGCTTTGAGCAGCAGCGCTCTGACCTCTGGGAGAGGCTCTACCTGGAAACGAAGAAAGACCAGCCCAAAGGAGACACGGAACCCAAAGTCAGGAAGTCAAAAGAGGGCATGCCAGGGAAAGTGAAAGAGACCTTTGATGCAGTCAAGAACTCCACCAAGGAGTTTGTCCATCATCACAAAGAGCAGATTAAGAAAGCCAAGGAAGCTGTGAAGGAAAACCTGCGCAAATTCTCCGATTCCGTCAAATCGACTTTCCGTCACTTCAAGGAGTCAGCCTCGACCTTCATCAGCAAAGCCAGAGGATTCTATGAAGAGAAATGCAGCAAGAAAAGAAAGTGTCATCACAAACACGACCCCGGCAACCACAACACACGAAAACAAGGTGACAGAGTTCATAAAGAGCGAGGTTGCCAAAACAGCCACCTGAAAGGATGCCGAGGAGTGTTTGACTGCGCCTACCGGGAATCCATGAGCCTCTTCAACACAGCCATGGAGCCCATACGAGCCGACGAGTTCCACCAGCTGCTTCGGAGCTATCTGCAGCAAGAAGTGGACCACTTCCACCACTGGGCGGAGCTGGAGAGCTTCATTAACAACTTCTTTCACAACGGGTACTTCATCCACGATCGCATGCGCTTCACTGACTTCGTCTGTGACGTGGAGGACTACCTGGTTGACATGCACGAATACCACGGGCTTGACAATGACGCCTTTGGAAACCTCGATGACTTCATCTACAGGCACTTCTTTGGAGAAGCTTACACAAACGGCTACGGGCCTAG CGGGCCGCTTGAACGACCAGACCAGTACTCCAGGGAGGAGTCAAGGGTGAATCATCAAGCTCGTAGGCAGCAGAGAGACAGAGCGCGGCATCACAGTGAGCGCAAGTGGAGCAGGACAGGAAGAAACGGACACATGGCAGATGTCAAAATTGAATTGGGCCCTATGCCGTTTGACCCCAAATACTAA
- the pigb gene encoding GPI mannosyltransferase 3, whose protein sequence is METFRQRLKFGRKEEDVKLRKRKSLLYIKGDHDSLKNDVLRVAAFSVTFRMINCFLVQTSFVPDEYWQSLEVAHHMVFNYGYLTWEWKAGIRGFTYPLFFAVIYKLLHLLNCDSVYILIWLPRVSQALLAACADVKFFFLIRTLENGQVAKWTFFCHLCSWFTWFCCTRTLSNSMEATITCLALSYFPLPASKTHSSKKYLILVALAIIVRPTALIVWLPLLIYHFWQEENKLRLVSHDYIPIGVSAVVISTIIDCIFYEKWTFVQFNFLKFNVFHGIADFYGSHPWHWYFTQGFVVIIGPHLPFFLHGCSLAFRRYRILLVAIIWTISVYSLLPHKEFRFIYSLLPLCMIFCGLSMANMGAWRRAAASVLLVTNLLTALYTGLIHQRGVLDVMSHLQTLCHVSEQPQPDILFLMPCHSTPFYSHIHCPLKMSFLECPPDLGEEDYMDKADRFYGDPLHWLRTSFPHKSSYPTHLVLFDVLEKEISVFLHENNFTKTTEMFHTHFPSGRVGGSIFIYERH, encoded by the exons ATGGAGACTTTTAGACAACGTCTGAAGTTCGGGAGGAAAGAAGAGGATGTGAAACTAAGGAAAAGAAAGTCACTACTATACATAAAGGGAGATCATGACTCTCTTAAGAATG ATGTGCTGAGAGTTGCAGCATTTTCTGTGACTTTCCGGATGATCAACTGCTTCCTAGTTCAGACCAGTTTTGTTCCAGATGAATATTGGCAGTCTCTGGAGGTTGCCCATCACATGGTCTTCAA TTATGGCTATCTGACCTGGGAATGGAAAGCAGGCATTCGAGGCTTCACCTATCCTCTGTTCTTTGCCGTCATATACAAACTACTACACTTGTTGAACTGTGACTCAGTTTATATCctg ATTTGGCTGCCTCGAGTCAGTCAAGCGCTCCTCGCTGCATGTGCAGACgtgaagttttttttcctcatcaggACACTAGAGAATGGACAAGTTGCAAAATGGACG TTCTTCTGCCATCTGTGCTCGTGGTTCACGTGGTTCTGCTGCACCAGGACGCTCAGCAACAGCATGGAGGCTACCATCACCTGCCTGGCCCTTTCCTACTTCCCTCTGCCAGCATCCAAAACACACAGCAG caaaaaatatttgatccTTGTTGCCTTGGCTATTATTGTTCGTCCGACGGCCCTGATTGTTTGGCTTCCGCTGTTGATTTACCATTTCTGGCAGGAGGAAAACAAACTGAGATTAGTTTCTCATGACTACATCCCGATTGG GGTGTCAGCTGTTGTGATTTCAACCATAATTGACTGCATCTTCTATGAAAAG TGGACCTTCGTGCAGTTTAACTTCCTGAAGTTTAACGTCTTCCATGGCATAGCAGACTTCTACGGCTCCCACCCCTGGCACTGGTACTTCACACAGGGCTTTGTGGTCATCATCGGTCCACATCTCCCCTTCTTTCTTCACGGATGCTCCCTGGCTTTCAGAAGATACAGAATCCTGCTGGTGGCTATCATCTGGACCATCAGCGTGTACAG TTTGCTTCCTCACAAGGAGTTCAGGTTCATCTATTCTCTGCTTCCTCTTTGTATGATCTTTTGTG GGTTATCGATGGCTAATATGGGAGCGTGGCGCCGAGCAGCCGCATCTGTTTTGCTAGTGACCAACCTGCTCACAGCTCTCTACACGGGCCTCATTCATCAGCGCGGTGTTCTAGACGTCATGAGCCACCTCCAGACACTTTGCCATGTCTCTGAACAGCCACAGCCGGACATTCTCTTCCTCATGCCCTGCCACTCAACCCCTTTCTACAG TCACATTCACTGCCCACTGAAGATGAGTTTCCTGGAGTGTCCGCCTGATCTTGGCGAGGAGGATTACATGGACAAAGCTGACAGGTTCTATGGTGACCCTCTTCACTGGCTCAGAACTTCATTTCCACACAAGTCCTCATATCCTACTCACTTGGTTCTGTTTGATGTTTTAGAGAAG GAAATCTCTGTGTTTTTGCACGAGAATAACTTCACAAAGACAACAGAGATGTTTCACACCCATTTTCCCTCGGGAAGAGTTGGAGGAAGCATTTTTATTTACGAAAGGCACTGA